The sequence tagcaaggaaactcgacttcgatgatattataagagcttttgcctaggctaaagcaagaaaagcaaaattctaagcatcgtggcagtcattttcaaatatttgtaaggctcacaaaatgaataaaaatttttaacttttttcagctgcgttGTTTAAttcagatctgctgaagagttttctaaaattcattttaatcaatatttcataattaattctattaaaaattttatcaatgagtttttcaatgtttaaatgttatatctctataacataatacgcattttgataaataaaaaaaatttgaaggggcccgcatctcaagtttcccccggggcctgaatactctctccacggccctgtatatgagtatatatatatatatttcccgTGGTTCCTAGGAGGAACAAAGgctcttttacttttattttactcattttacccattaaaaatatacaataatttttgttcccAGAATTGCCGATCTCTCCGAAAATTTTGGTTTCGTAATTTATAGTAATTGAAGCTtgccgataataatgtcagccttgaaaatcCAACggaaaatctctcttgccaacaagtgatactttggacttttgacaaaactaacactctataggCTCTCATCGtggccgtcctaacgtatggcgcagaagggtggatgatgacaacatccgataaggTGTtccttgaagcgtttgagaaaaagattctgctgagagaaagattctgttggcgacggcgaatatcgcaggcgatggaacaatgagctgtatgagctttatgatgacatagacatagcgcagcgaataaagatccaacgacTACGTTGGCTaagccatgtcgtccgaatgggtaTAAACGCtcaggctctgaaagtattaaatgcggtaccagctggtggtagcatagGAAGAGAACGGCTTCCTTTAAGTTGGAATGATCAGGTTGAggagaacttggcttcacttagtgtacccaattgacgccggttagcacgagaattAAACAAATGGCACACTTTGTTAAATTTGGCAAAACTCGCTTAAGCAGTCCaatcgcgtcaattaagaagaagatacaATCTGTTCAAGGAACTGCTATTATTTTACTCGCAACAGTACATTCGATTTACATGTTTTCTATGTTGGAACACATGTTATGCTCATATGTGTACAGTTTCTACTAAATGGTATATTCAATAGTTTCAACTAAGTGGTTGGTTTTCGACAGATGCAAGTGTTAGATGTTTTTTGGTGTGCTCAGCGAGCTGCTAAACAATgagtcaaacaatttttattttaaacagtaCCGAAATCATGTGTCAGCACCGCATTCACCGAAATCCGCTTCATGAAACAAAAAAGGGGGCCaatagatatttttgtgagaaataaAATCACCTCATTTCTTTAACAAATCGCGTCCTTAGCTTCCTGTGCTGTGCCATCTGAAGGGATctctttgaaggggacaaaatagaaatTGGTGAATAAATAACtatatttcaagaaaaataaagagtcaccttactttttgaacacacctcgtatacctGATGATGTGACTAAATGAAATTCATATATTATTCTTCCTTTACTTAATATACATTCCTGCTATTACTCAGTCCTTTTCGCCGTACTTTTTGCAGTTcttaatgtaaattttatttaggtgtcttaaatgtataaatataaccATGACTCCACGGATTTCGGGTCTGTTAAGTACTTGGacatatttacaataaaaatagagccatgtgtgtatatacatattgcgTAGCTCTTACAAAAGCATACATACCATATTTCATTCATTATCTTCGTATCCAAAACAAACTCTTTTGTtagtttattcattttatttttctgtaaatCCTTTAGAGTTCGACTTTTACTCAATGCTTTGACCTAATTATTATAAGTTTACATTGTTTTAACTTTTCCATAAATATATTACTACTTGCCTtactttacatatttacaaaaattctgtATAAATTGGACCTCAATTCATTTAAGAACACACTTGGAGATATTTGTTCGTAATCGAAAGCCATGAAGTTCTTCCTATTTAGCTTCCTTCTATTCTATTCTTCCATATCCATCAATGCCAGAATATTCGATCGTTGCTCATTGGCGCGGGAATTGTCACGTTTACGTGTACCTCGTGGCAACATTGCGGCTTGGGTCTGTATCGCTCAGTACGAGAGTACCTTCAATTCGGCGGCTATTGGACCACCCAACTCAGATGGTTCCCGCGATTGGGGTATCTTTCAAATAAACGATCGTTTCTGGTGCGATCCTCAAGATGGACGCCGATCCTCAAATGCGTGTCGTACACCATGCCGAGCTCTAACAACAGATAACATCAGTGTTTCGGTACGTTGCGCAAGGCAAGTACAAAGTGCTCAAGGTTTTGGAGCCTGGACGGTGTGGAACAACCAGTGTCGCGGTGGAGCAGCTTTACCTAATATTAATGACTGCTTGTAAAGAGTTTAACtaccattttaaatattttaatttgaaaaaattaataaaattaaaaaaattttcacagaatttTCTTAACTTCAAACCGTTTTTGTAAAAGAAGGTTCATCATAGCCACAACGAATGCATACTCCTGTACGACAGCCAAATATGCTAGGATGCGCTAAACTACAAAACCAAgtgcaaagcactggaggctgcacaatgaacagcggcactcaggtGCAGTAGTTTTTGTGATCAGCGGGGAGATACCTATCGACCTCGTGGGCCGAGAACGAGTGGATGCGTGGAGCTCTAGGAAAAAACACGCCACCACTAATGCCGCGGAACCGACATGCCAAACCATGCAACGTTGGCAAAGCCGGTGGGGCACTGAATCGAGTGACAGATGGACGGCGTAGCTCATTTATACAATACATAGGTAAATGGGTTaaaaggaacttcggggaagtgggCTATTTCATGACCCTCCCAAAGCAATGCAGAAAGTAGTACCGGGTAGGGAGTTTCCCCAGAaaaggattgttttagtggccacatctcacgacgcagtagacgacggtcgctgtaagtgcgcaGGCTTTTTGAATCTTACCTCGATCTTACCTGATAACAATTTAATGACatgcataaatattaaaatggatTACTTAgcaagcagctttctcgttgtCTCTTGAGTAATTGGCTCTCTTAGAAAGACATTGGGTTGCTAACTCTagtaattttgagtaaaagtggaggaacattaaaatttatagGAAAAATATTTCGTATTCAAAACGCTTTGCTTACGAGGAAGAACTTGCTCCGTTTGTAGAGAACCAGTATGACATGGAAGTACATACACACCACTTTGCTTTAAAAACACGCAAGTTAGCAACAAGAGTTAATTTAGCAATATGAATTAATTACAGCCCGCAACACCGCAAGTTTTGCTGCTCGTGGTAATGTGCAAACTGCTGAAACCGAGTGGCTTCacttaagttttatttatttattaaagtctaattttgaataattatattacattacgAAATGCACTAGCAGCTAAGACTATCAAcataaaatactaataaattttttacttaattatgaaaattattagaataaaattaaattgtgtagaaaatcaataagcaaaattatataAGGTAAACTAATCCAATTTGACATATAAAATCATGAATTTTTGACTGTCATATCTTCCAGAGAATTCCTTTTAATAACTGTGAAGGTTTCCCGCCTTTAAAGATGTTGTTTCTGCCGTTGTCGTACTTGATGCCGTAGTCTATTATGTGAATAATAAACAGGGGACAGTTCCTCGCTGAGCGAATTGGCATTCCTTTAGAAGGTGTTGGTGAGTCGGAGTTGGGGGAAGATTTTTACCTTGCAGGCTCCTGTTGGAATAATTGCCTTTAGTCGTTCTGGATTTATGGATTTGTAGCTGTGTTGCTATGTAATCCATTTCTCCCTTAAAGTAGAATAATAATAACCGATTGACTATCCTGAGAACGGTTTTAACGAAAGATTCCGAGCAGAATGTAGGCTGGCTGTGTCCTGAGACcaacttaggttaggttaggttgaagcggttgtcctgtgggacacactcaggctcgtagcccattgtgatgccgcgtggggagctttcccTTTTTCTCCTAAAATcagtgtgtgtttttcaaaaattttagaatacctcctatttctgcagaactgagatcttccaattcgttaaaaaattgtctgcctagaatagcaaatctccggctggatagagcaggacaatggcacataaggtgtaagattgtctcttcctcttcctcatcaagacaacttctacagaagtcatgtgcttacacacccatcctttgggcgtgcctacctattagacattgtcccgttatgactgaaatcagtgtgctaagactgtgtttattttggcttagcaaagattctgtgcgtttagcactaagagtcggccacagttgatgggcgattttgcaggtggcttcattacgccatctttcgtttgctttccttacgatttcttcaaggataagtagcttacatgtttgtaagggtatgtcTATACCAATGTCTATGTACTCTTCGGacaacttggtgccgagtctcgctagttcatcggctctacagttaccctcaatgtcgcgatggccaggaacccatattatccttaggcgaaatgattcagccatctcgttaagagatgtgcggcatttcatggctaccttggaggttgtcgactgttttgtgagggattttatcgccgtctGGCTGTCAATGAAAATCTACCggcaggaagtttaatgtcgcatataatgcttccgatggtgtggttgacatcgcgCCGGTTATGAGAAGAGATGCTTATCTCTGAACCTTGTCAAGTATTTTGATGTTCACCCCCTTCTCACCGtcattccaccatattacaataccatagtagagaataggcctaaccactgctgtgtacagccagtctatcattctgggttccaatccccatttctttccaattagccttccgcaggagtacaacGCCATCATACatttgcgtactctatctgcgactgtgagccaccaatttagcttcctatccagtacaagtcctagatatttcgccttttctgttactctaagtggtttccctcctaggaatatgtgtttaagagcaggtgttttatgtttCCTGCTAAATACAAtagtatcagatccgttttttccggatttacttcaagtcctcgacttttacaccaaagtgatagtctgttgagggatctttgttgaagatcgcataatgttggaaggtgattccccgagattgctataacaatatcatcggcatatgagattattttccctcccatttttttaagtttttgaagaAGATTAATGACAGTTAagttccacagaagtggagagATTACCGCACCTTGGGTGGGGTGGAATTTCTTGGTGGATGGTGGTCACCCAGATTTGCGCTTATCGTTCGCCCAGTTAGTattcgttctataaacgagacTAGTGCCTCCGAGAACGAGACTAATAGCCTccggatatatattattgaaggcACCCTTGATGTCTAAAAAGGCAGAGAGGATGTATTccttatagtgaagtgatttctcaaCTGTGTCAACTAGCGCGTGGAGCGCTGTTTACACggatttgcctttgctgtatgTATGTTGGGACGGTGATAGCTTATTGCAAATTTCTCCTTTGCATATCTAGTAAACGTTCTAGGGCTTTTAACAGAAAGGATGATAGGCTAAtcggcctgaagtccttcggtttCGTATGTGCGGTTTTCCCTCCCTTGggaatgaataccacttttacttcCGCCCATTTCTTGGGGATGTAATTAAGTCGTATCGCCGCCTTGAAGATTAAGGCGAGTATAGGCGCGATACAAGACAAGAGATATGTATGTTGCAGATCAGCGGGGATGATTCCGTCTGGACCCGGCGATTTGTAAGGTCTGAAGCTGCCAAGAATGGGACTCACTTaacttttatgttttgttttttgctgataCAATTTATTTCGAGTGTTATCAATTAAAGCTTATCCTCAGTTTGGGCTCGACATAGCTGCGATTACTATCCGTGCAGAGTATATTTTTCCCTTAGTAGTAAGTAGAGGAGGTTTAGTCAATGACAAGTTTTATGGCAGTCGTCTCGGTAGTAAATATTGAGTTGTATGGGATTATAAAACCAGTCCTAAGAATGCTTCCCAAATAGTTCTTGATGTCTAAGAATAGCATTGGTAAACAAGTTTGGAGGTGTTTTGTTTTGGATACATGAGTAGGCTGGTAATCAAATTGTATGGAGGAATATCCCAAGGTAGGAATCTCAATTGAAAAGTTAACATGGGTATTATGGAAACGTCGAATTTCTTCCCCTGATGTATGCTTCAATCTTGTGGTTCTTCTGAAgacattttttaagttattgtaTTACTGATAATTGGGTTACTGGAACAATAAATCCTTGGAATTAGACGGAATGTATTATACCTTATTCTATCGCTCATTTCGGGAAGTCTAACTTCGGTTGTGTTACACAGCAATAGCGAAATTAAAAAGCTTTCTTTCTGATGATGGTTAATTTTAAAGGAATTCACGTTTTGCAGCGAGCTAGCATTTAAGAAAGAGCTAAAATCGGGAGAAGAGTTGGATAGCCCCCACGAGAACGCTAAGGAGTATATTCAAAGAATGAATCAAACTCAGGTTTACACCTCGAATTCATGGCCTCTTGTCCTCTCTGCTCATCACAGTATCTCACCCAAGCCCAGTTTCCTTaataaaactaagataaaattgGGTTGGGTTGAGCGTATGTACTTTTCTGGTCGCAATCGACGAGATGTCTCAAACTTCTTCACACTATAGAGTcacattcaaggagaaggtgtGCGACAGGAGTCTGTGGATAAAATCCCAATCCTGTGCAGATGCCTACGTAatctgcagtgacctgtgaAAATACAAGTAAGCTTTCGCAGTTTATCCTTAGCGAGGGTGGTGAGTTGCTTGAACCTCCTCTGATTAAACCATACATTGCTGGCTTTTATGATTATAAGAAAGCTGGTATTGgtgaaagaaatccattatttttgcgttaaATTTATGCTCAAATGGTTTAAACCCgttttatggtcgattttgCTCTTGGGCGTTACTACGTCTACTAAAACATacagaaaaactgtaaaatgtaccgaattttctctttgttgacttcctttGCTGACACCCTGTAACTTAGAACTGagtgaaacaaacaaaataataatacagcaaaataattttcttgaaaacGCGCAAtagctttaaattgtttgatcgatactttacaagATATCGATCTCTActgccatctaccgagaaaataatgcattttttcccCCTAAACTAatactaattttaatttattttttaaaccgttcgcagtttgtttccattttagTAAACACCActtttttgataccatttttatccgaaaggaatttaatttttcctttcttCACCCTTCTAAAATGCAGCCTTTTGTAAGACAGTGTCAGAACTCTAATGCActaagtgagcaaacctttaatagcTGAATCATGATCCGTGATGATCCAATAATGCTGCCTTGATTCAATTCGAAGGAAGATTACTGCAACAAAATCagactttttcaaaataacaaagttCTAGCAACGGAATATGATAAAGAACGCTTTGGAAAAATACGTTTCCTGTGTCATTCATGTAGTTTCTGTGAAGTTGAAGCTGCACgcgaaaaaatttttgaaaacaaagctCGGAAAATTTGTTAAGTATGTGGAGAATAAATTCAGTTCTGGAACTACCAAGCAACCACCACTATATATACCTATACGTatccacataaaattaaaaaaatgaagatctaattatattttttttaaagatttaaaagtATGAATcgcttttttaattctaatataaattttaatgcaatttttgtaccccaaatattgaaaaaatgcccAAGTCCACAATCGGTAGATGGCGCCGATTCGTATGTATGCACTTTTACACACTTTATATATGAATTTCGCAGTcagaaaaaccaaagaaaaagaggttgtcagtaaagtcggtttactgacgatagtttaacgtgacaacgtcataagaaaatattgatggaatggttgcaattttcaaaacaaaattttaattttattagtttggtAGATTTTTtctatggatatagaggaggaggtaaatggaattgcaatggaaaaggtcaagttacatttacacaaacgtgaaaaatgacgaaacatttatcaaattcatgaaggatatcttcaatttcgattgtgcatcagacgttaataagtcaacaacactaagaggcaccatcatcgatttgcctttttcaagacactttacactcgaaacactccctttcatttcctactttttctatcatcgtcctattctaaacagagaaatggttcattaccatgcacacaggaagaaggcatatgcaaatacaagtatgtgaatttatatacctacatatgcgcatatacatacatatatatgctcactcaagtaggacagagccagatgtcgaacgttgccgaacgcgggggccgattgtgctctttgtcgttcgttccgcgctctcgcttgcagttcaagcacattagcttacatttgcttgcgtacggaatagattcgtatatttgatatgcccatatgatttgtatgcatctttacatatagatttgttctttttgaaaattgcgcgaaattgtatatgtatatgcatgtttatatacatatattagtatacaacatatcttataaggtatatggtaaatattaccatacattttttccttcatatataacaaacaacaggtattattaacaaacttggttttattttaaattcttcaagtgaatcaaattaataataatcaataagaaggcatatgcaaatacaaatacgtgaatttatatatgtacatatgcgcatatacatacatatatacgctcacttaagtaggagagagcaagatgtcgaacgttgccgttcgtttgctttgtcgttcgttccgcgctttcgcttgcagttcattcaatgcaatgagcaaggtaacgacaaatgagcaaggtaacggcaatgagcaaggtaacgacatatgagcaaggtaacactaatgagcaaggtaacgacacattttttcgtgcgtgcagcctgttaaatcgaattataagacgttatcacgtcaaaagaagAACGATTAATCAGAAATAACCGCATTAACATCCTTAAGTATCTAGGACGACTTTATTTGGAGAACTGCATCTCAGAGTagcatcagaaaaaaaattcaatacttaATCTCATTCAATgaactctgaaagtatttctaacaaaattatCTGAGATTTCATAGGGCGtatggtggccgccgtagccgaatgggttagagCGTGAGCACCATTtgagagtgcgtaggttcgaatctccgtacatgaacttcaaaaagagaaaattttttctaatagcagtcacccctaggcaagcaatggcaaatctccgagtgtatttctgccatgaaaaagttcctcataaaaaccatttgccatacGGAAATCCCAAAGAAATGCATAAACAATCCTGTTTATGTTTTAAGATAACTAATTGAGATCGAGCAATTTGAGAGACAGGGAAATCTGATACACATATGGTTTGAATCTTGCGGATAGCAAGACTGGTATGGGTGCTTTGGGCCAATCTTTAAAATATCGATACCAACAGTCTCTAAGTCGGAAATTCATGACATAGGAATTTGAGGCAAAGAATGCCTTCGAAGAGGCAAAATTCGCGCGTCCGCATTTCCTTAGACACTCAGGCAGCCTTATGTGCACTGCAGTCTTACATAATAATATGCAAACTCATTGGGGAATGTTTCTCTGTACTTAATGCCTTGGAAGCAAAGAACACCGTTTCGTTGGGCTGTGTGCTAAGACATGaaggatatgacggcaacgtaAACCGCCTGTACGCCTAGCGAAATTAGGCACTATTATAAAATTCTATTGACCTGAACCCGCATAAAGGAATTTATCATAGACTGGGAAACAGGAAACTCACACAGCGCTGGATGGAGAGATCAGGACAGAGGCATGCTGAACAGTTTACCTTTTCCACGAGAAGAGCATCAAATATTATATCTTCTTAAATATGGATAGAGAAGGCTTAATAACTTTCACTGGATACCACACAGGACATTGCAGTGTTCGTTATCCTTTGAGAAAATTAGAATCTGGAAGCAGGCGTCGTGTGGCAATAGTGATATGGAACAAAATACGTTTGCAGGTACTCAAATTCATTGAAAACCTCCAAGTTTAAGCTTGCGTTTAAGCACAATAGACCATATCAGAGGTCGCGGTGCATTATGCcccaataataacaataatattcTGGGACGACTTTCTCGATAACCCTGTAttaatgtgtatatatgtagatgtgaTTTGTATTCtgcttttcttattttctacTTCTTATTTTATACTTTGACTTCAAATTACTCTGGACTATTATTCTGTTcttaatgaagaaaaatctgTTTAAGTTGTTTTAAATCTCTAAAAATATATCACCGTGATTTACTTGGagatatttacaataaaaatgtagtgcaatgtacatatttatgtattgtttAGCCCTTACAAAAGCTTATTtgttgtaataaaaacaaactcttttgttctttaattaatttgtttttctgtAAATACTTTATTGTTCGACTTTTCTTCAATGTCATTGTAAGTCTTCATTGTTTTAACTTTTCTATAAATACATTGCTGCCTGCCGATACTAAATTTCTGTATAAATTGAGCCTTAATTCGTTAAAAAACACACTTGAAGTTGTCTTGTTTTTAATCGAAAGCCATGAAGCTTTTCCTATTCAGTTTCCTTCTATTCTATACTTCTATACCCATCAATGCCAGAATATTCGATCGTTGCTCATTGGCGCGGGAATTGTCACGCTTAGGTGTAGCTCGTGGCAACATTCCCGCTTGGGTCTGTATCGCTCAGTATGAGAGTACTTTCAACTCGGCGGCTATTGGACCACCCAATTCAGATGGTTCCCGCGATTGGGGTATCTTTCAAATAAACGATCGTTTCTGGTGCGATCCTCAAGATGGACGCCAATCCTCAAATGCGTGTCGTACACCATGCCGATCTCTTACAACAGATGACATCACTGCATCGGTTCGTTGCGCAGGGCAAGTACAAAGTGCTCAAGGTTTTGGAGCCTGGACGGTGTGGAACAACCAGTGTCGCGGTGGAGCAGCTTTACCTAATATTAATGACTGTTTGTAAAAAGTTGAACTGCGAGTTGAAATgatttaatttggaaataattgaaaaaaaattaaactgcaaaaaatttataaatatgttcCTTATACATATAACATTCTGAGGGAAAATTCCTTGAGAAAAGAATTTGTGCTAAATATTGTTGGTTGTTAAACTTAAGCGATAATACGTAGCCATAACCAACGATGAACTTTAGTTCGTCATTATTCAGCTATGATTTTGAAAGATCCCGAGCATCTTTTTTGAGGTCAAAACTATTGGTATGACATTTGGCAAACGAATTCCATTTTcgataaaattagtttaaaaataaatattttagagcTTACAGTGACTTCTTTAAGTCGGTGAGATTTGTAACTTTTCGACCAAAAGAAATGAATATATTCGCGTAATTAACAACAATTTTCATTTATGATGATCCAATAATCAAGTATTTTTTGAATTCGCAGGAGAATCACCACAACAAAATCcaactttttccaaaataacaAGTTTCCAGCAGTGGTTGTAAAAAGGTTATTGTAAAGAAGGCTAAGCAACCTCTTTTACGCggttttttaagttaattgaataattgaattttttgtagtGGAAATTTGGGatgaaacagtaaaaaaaagtcacaagaaatttttcgaaaaaagagCTCGACGGTGCCACTCGACCAAACATTCGCTTATGGATATGGCTTCTCAATGATGGCTACAAGAAGAGTCATCCAAATACAtgtttttgcgttaaaaatgcttAACTTCAACTAGGCGCACTTCTGTCCATTTGTTCAATCAAA is a genomic window of Anastrepha ludens isolate Willacy chromosome 6, idAnaLude1.1, whole genome shotgun sequence containing:
- the LOC128867992 gene encoding lysozyme P-like; this encodes MKFFLFSFLLFYSSISINARIFDRCSLARELSRLRVPRGNIAAWVCIAQYESTFNSAAIGPPNSDGSRDWGIFQINDRFWCDPQDGRRSSNACRTPCRALTTDNISVSVRCARQVQSAQGFGAWTVWNNQCRGGAALPNINDCL
- the LOC128867993 gene encoding lysozyme P-like, whose translation is MKLFLFSFLLFYTSIPINARIFDRCSLARELSRLGVARGNIPAWVCIAQYESTFNSAAIGPPNSDGSRDWGIFQINDRFWCDPQDGRQSSNACRTPCRSLTTDDITASVRCAGQVQSAQGFGAWTVWNNQCRGGAALPNINDCL